The following nucleotide sequence is from Lysobacter panacisoli.
GTGGCAAGCCGATTTTCGCCGTAGTTGTCGTACTGCGGCGCCGTTTGCACTGGGAATGCTGTGTACGCTGGAAGCGATTGAATCTGCTCTCTCATGTAACAAAGAATGCTCGCACCGAGCTGGGCATCCGCAATGCGCCCTTCTTGAATGAAAACTCGCGTCCCGCGCGCCAAAGGATCGCCAGCATTCGTATGGACGTGAATAAGGGTGCTAGCGCCGACATGATTCGCGAAGAGCGGCCTGCTGCGTATATCCTCATCCCGTTCTCGCAACCCGTCTGTCGATCCAGGCAACGAATGCCATATCTCTGGATTACCTGGATATTGCCCCTGCAAGCTATAGCGAGCGAGCGCCCATCTTCCACCACGACTGCCCGCTCGGCGAATGAAGGACCCCGCTGGTCGACCTTGGGTTCGCCACAACGACACCGCTCCTCGACGCGAGGAATGCCCCAAGCTCCGTGACGAATGTCGGCGTAATGAAGTCCTCCGTGACCCCATTACTGGGATCACGCTGTGGACGCCAATCGTTGAACCCATGATGGAAGTACACGCCATGACCGGCCGAGACAGCCACCTTCCTAGGTTGCACCGACAGTACGCGGGCGCGATGACTCGCGGGCGGCAATACATCTGGGATGTAGTACTCGATCGGCCGTCCATCGAACCGATACCTGACGCCGTCGATGGAAATGATGTCCCTCAGGAGCTCCAAAGCAGCCGTACTCAGTTCGTGCTGAAGATCCTCGAAGGCCGCTCCGTTGAACTTTGGAACGTAGCTCTTGCTCAGATTGATGATCAACGCTCGACTATTTGTGTCCAGCGTGACGTTGACCGACGCGTACTTCGCTTGCCCTTCGATGCGCTCTTGGCGATCCACGATTTTCTGAAGCTCGACGCTGAGCATCCTCTCGATCGCCACCCTGTTCTTAGCCGACAACGCCCTCGCCGGAACTTCGCTGGCCTTCACTTGGGGCAGAGCCGACATGCTGGCGGCGGCCAGCGCTACAGCAAGCACGATTGATCTGGCCAATATGCCCTTGAATGCTTCCATTCTTGCCTTCCCGTGCAGTAGGTGAGTGGTCTTTGCATACGGCCGTGGCGTGCAACTAATGAAGTCCGTGCACGGCAATGCCGCCTGCCGGACAACGCTGCCTTGGACCCCATCAAGGAGCCATAAGACAATTCCCCAATCGGCGCGCATAATTTCTACACGGAGGTTTGAATGCACGGCGGCGGTCTCGAACTGGCACTCGTTTTCCTGCTGGCCGCGGTGATCGCGGTGCCGGTGTTCAAGCGCTTTGGTCTCGGCGCGGTGTTGGGCTATCTCGTCGCGGGCGTGATCCTCGGACCGTACGGCCTGCGTTTCGTCACCAATGCCGACAAGGTGCTCGCCGCGGCCGAGATCGGCGTGGTGATGCTGCTGTTCGTCATCGGCCTGGAACTGTCGCCGGCGCGACTGCGCGTGATGCGCAAGCCGATTTTCGGCGCGGGCGGTGCGCAGGTGGTGTTGAGCACGCTCGTGCTGGGCGGCGCGGCGATGCTCGCGGGCATGACCTGGGAAGCGGCGCTGGCGGTCGGCATGGGTCTGGCGTTCTCGTCGACCGCGGTGTGCCTGCAGCTGTTGTCCGAGCGCAAGGCGATGACCAGCGACCACGGCCGCCTCGGCTTCGCGATCCTGCTGTTCCAGGACCTCGCGGCGATCCCGTTGCTCGCCGCCATTCCCCTGCTCGGTCGCGGCGCAGCGGTCGATACGGAACTTAGCTGGCAGGAAGTCGTCAAGGCGCTCGGCGCGATCGCGATCGTGGTCGTCGGCGGACGCGTCGTGCTGCGCCACATGTTCCGCGTGGTCGCGCGCGCGCAGATGCCGGAAGTGTTCACCGGCGCAGCGCTGCTGGTGGTGCTGGGCACCGCGTGGATCATGCAGGGCGCGGGGCTCTCGGCGGGCCTGGGCGCGTTCCTTGCCGGCGTACTGCTGGCCGATTCCGAATACCGGCACGAACTCGAATCGCAGATCGATCCATTCAAGGGCCTGCTGCTCGGCCTGTTCTTCATGGCCGTTGGCATGAGCATCGACCTGCAGCGCGTGCTCTCGGAGCCGTTGCTGATCGTCGGCCTCGTGCTCGCACTGGTGGTGGTGAAGTTCATCATCCTTTATGGCGTCGGCCGCGGTCCCGGCGGACTCGGCTCGCGCGAATCCCTGCGGCTCGGCGCGGTGCTCGCGCTCGGCGGCGAGTTCGCCTTCGTGATCTTCCACGAAGCGGTGAAGTCGGGGCTGATCGACGACCCCACGCGCGACCGCCTCGTCGCCGCGGTCGGCATGTCGATGGCGATCACGCCGTTGCTGGTGATCGCCGTCGCACGCATGCTGGCGAAGACGCGCGAAGAGGAAACGCGTCCGTTCGACACCATTCCCGATCATCAGCCCAAGGTGCTGATCGCCGGCTTCGGCCGCTTCGGCCAGATCGTCGCGCGACTGCTGGTCGCGCAGAAGACGCCCTTCATCGGCATCGAGCACAGCGCCGACCAGGTGGATTTCGTGCGCCGTTTCGGCAACCCCGTGTACTACGGCGATCCCGCGCGGCCCGACCTGCTGCGCTCGGCCGGCGCGGCCGGCGTGCGCGTGTTCGTGGTCGCGATCGACGGCGTCGAGGAAAGCCTGCACACCGTGCGCACCATCCGCCGCCTGTATCCGGACGCGACGGTGTTCGCGCGCGCACGCGATCGCCGGCATGCATGGGAGCTGATGGACCTCGGTGCGCGCGCGGTGCGCGAGACCTTCTACAGCAGCCTGAGGATGGGCGAGAAGGTGCTGGTGGAGCTGGGCATTCCGGAAGACGTCGCGCGCAACCACGCCGAAACGTTCCGCGACCACGACCAGCGCCTGCTGCGCGCGCAGTACCTGATCCGCGACGACGAGGATGCGCTGCTGCAATCCACACAGGATGCGCGGCGCGAACTGGAAGAACTGTTCAACGCCGACTTCGGCACGGGCGTTCTCGGCGAGATCGCCGATGCGGCGCGCAAGGAAGCGGTCGACGAAGAGGAATGACGCAGCGCCGGCCATCTGCCGGCACGCGATGCGTATTCACGGGTTGCGAAGGCACCGCGCCTGTCCGGCGCGGTGCGGTGCTCAGCGCGGATCGCGCAGGAAGCGCGCCATCGACACGTTCTGCCCCGGCGCCGGCGGCGCGAATTCCGCGGCGATGTCGATGAAACCACGCATGACCGCGATCTCGCGCGGCGTGCGGTTGAGCGAATCGCGCAGGTCCGGATCGGCGCCCGCGCGCAGCAGGAACTGCACCACGCGCAGCAGGCCGTGCAGCGCCGCCAGGTGCAGCGGGCCGAAGCCGCGCGGGTCCTTGGCGTCGAGCGAGGCTTCGTGGTCGATCAGCAACTGCAGGCCGGCGATCAGCACGTCCTCGTCGGCCGCGCTGCCGGGTTCGGCGCGCGCGCCGAGCAGCAGCAACAGCGGCGTCGCGCCGGCCGCGGGCTGGTCGGCATCGACGCCGGCCAGCAGCAGCGTGTCGAACAAAGCAACCAGACGCGAACGTTCGCGCGCGTTGAAGCCGTACATCGCCGCGCAATGCAGCGCCTGGCGTCCCTGCGAGTCGCAGGCCTGCACATCGGCACCTGCGGCGAGCAGGCGCGCGGCGAGGTCGGTGAGACCGAGCGCGCAAGCCACCATCAACACCGTGAGATCGCCCGGCAGTCGCTGTTCCAGCGGCGCGCCCGCGGCGATCAGGCGATCGACGATTTCGGCGTGGCGCATGCTCACCGCCGCCGACAGCGCGGTCGCACCGGAATGCGCGGCAAGTTCGGGATCGGCGCCGCGCGCGAGCAGCAGGTCGACCACGGCGCGATGACCGCCACCGGCCGCGCGCAGCAGCGCCGTGCAGCCCTGTGCGTCGACGGCATCGACCGGAAGGCCGAGGTCAAGCAGACGGCGCACCGCGTCCGCATCACCGACGATGGCAGCGGCCGGTACGTCCTGCGCGTGCAACGGACGCCGCGGCAGCGGCCAGCCGCGCCAGTCGAGCCAGTCGGCGAGATCGCGGCGACCCGATGCCAGCGCCACGCCGAGCGGGGTCTGGCCGTCCGCGGCGAGCAGGTCGGGCGCGGCGCCTTCCGCGACAAGACGCTTGAGCATGCCGTCGCGACCGAGCGCGGCGGCGAGATGGAGCGCGCTCATGCCGTGGCTGTCGCGTGCGTTGAGGTCGGAGCCGATCGCAAGCAGACGATCCATCACGCGCGTCCACGCCAGTCGCACCGACAGCGCCAGCGGCGGATCGCCCGCGGGCGAGCGTCCGAACGGATCGGCGCCGCGTTCGAGCAGCTCCACCGCGAGCGATTCGAGGTTCTCCACGTCGCGACCGCTGGCGTGACACGCGGCGAGGAAGCGCGCCAGACCGCCGGCACCGGCCGGCGAGACGCCGTGGCGCAGCAGCGCGCGCACCGACGGCTCGGCTTCGGGACCGCGCGCGAGCAGCGCCTGCATCGGCGTATCGCCTTCGCTGTCGCGCACTTCCGGGTCGGCGCCCTGCGCGAGCAGCCATTGCACGCGCTCGGCGGAGGCAACGGCGTCCTCGTCGTGCAGAAGCGCCCCGCGTTCGCGCGCGCTCAGCAGCTGGGCGAGTCCGCCGAGTTGTTCGGCGCGTCCGTCGCGCAGACCATCGCGCAGCAGCACGGTGGGTGCACGGTCGGGCAGCGGCGCGTCGTCCTCGACGTCCCCGCTCAGCGCGGCCGGCAGCGGATATGCGCGATCGAGCGCGGCGACCAGCGACCAGCGACCGGCCTCGGCGGCGCGATCGATGGCGCGCTTGCCTTCGACGTCGCGCTGCTCGGCATCGACGCCCAGGTCGATCAGGCGCTGCACCAGTTCCGGCGACGGCGCTTCGGACATGCACGCCAGCACC
It contains:
- a CDS encoding monovalent cation:proton antiporter-2 (CPA2) family protein; translated protein: MHGGGLELALVFLLAAVIAVPVFKRFGLGAVLGYLVAGVILGPYGLRFVTNADKVLAAAEIGVVMLLFVIGLELSPARLRVMRKPIFGAGGAQVVLSTLVLGGAAMLAGMTWEAALAVGMGLAFSSTAVCLQLLSERKAMTSDHGRLGFAILLFQDLAAIPLLAAIPLLGRGAAVDTELSWQEVVKALGAIAIVVVGGRVVLRHMFRVVARAQMPEVFTGAALLVVLGTAWIMQGAGLSAGLGAFLAGVLLADSEYRHELESQIDPFKGLLLGLFFMAVGMSIDLQRVLSEPLLIVGLVLALVVVKFIILYGVGRGPGGLGSRESLRLGAVLALGGEFAFVIFHEAVKSGLIDDPTRDRLVAAVGMSMAITPLLVIAVARMLAKTREEETRPFDTIPDHQPKVLIAGFGRFGQIVARLLVAQKTPFIGIEHSADQVDFVRRFGNPVYYGDPARPDLLRSAGAAGVRVFVVAIDGVEESLHTVRTIRRLYPDATVFARARDRRHAWELMDLGARAVRETFYSSLRMGEKVLVELGIPEDVARNHAETFRDHDQRLLRAQYLIRDDEDALLQSTQDARRELEELFNADFGTGVLGEIADAARKEAVDEEE
- a CDS encoding ankyrin repeat domain-containing protein, which codes for MPEPTTSSRRPGAPASLPMRAGALLAGGVVLGLLAGLGGAVAAVAAVLAQPLNALGVRAWRDGGLPARRDLLRDGGSLLLAWVAATAVLAAVVAWPLSSLLGTGSLAAALGLSAVVGVVLLGLWRVWPLWLGLEREGGPLREHWHALGELELGAWRGLGVAAIVLAAALVVLLLAWPGLLGTGARWTLAALFALAAPALHALLQQTEPAEPLPGFAYDDEDDDEDEEPAIAVAEGEPMAPALYAAARAGRVERAMELIELGADVTAPPPADDRDQRNLAVLAAVLPDLRLLRALIAHGIDLNASHAGVTPLLAATRDSWHGRPDAVMTLLANGADPRLTDAEGNTPLHHAARSSDPGVAALLRDAAADLDPLNRDGQSPLGVACAVGNWRLAKFLLERGARPEPAGGQPALLAAAGGEEDDAAGVGLLLKQKAKVDARDRRGRTALHEAAFAGHLEVVTTLLSAGADAGIRDEDGRTPFLEAARGGRLEVIERLLEHLPRRGAEAATSADARSRNALVLACMSEAPSPELVQRLIDLGVDAEQRDVEGKRAIDRAAEAGRWSLVAALDRAYPLPAALSGDVEDDAPLPDRAPTVLLRDGLRDGRAEQLGGLAQLLSARERGALLHDEDAVASAERVQWLLAQGADPEVRDSEGDTPMQALLARGPEAEPSVRALLRHGVSPAGAGGLARFLAACHASGRDVENLESLAVELLERGADPFGRSPAGDPPLALSVRLAWTRVMDRLLAIGSDLNARDSHGMSALHLAAALGRDGMLKRLVAEGAAPDLLAADGQTPLGVALASGRRDLADWLDWRGWPLPRRPLHAQDVPAAAIVGDADAVRRLLDLGLPVDAVDAQGCTALLRAAGGGHRAVVDLLLARGADPELAAHSGATALSAAVSMRHAEIVDRLIAAGAPLEQRLPGDLTVLMVACALGLTDLAARLLAAGADVQACDSQGRQALHCAAMYGFNARERSRLVALFDTLLLAGVDADQPAAGATPLLLLLGARAEPGSAADEDVLIAGLQLLIDHEASLDAKDPRGFGPLHLAALHGLLRVVQFLLRAGADPDLRDSLNRTPREIAVMRGFIDIAAEFAPPAPGQNVSMARFLRDPR